A single genomic interval of Isorropodon fossajaponicum endosymbiont JTNG4 harbors:
- a CDS encoding molybdopterin oxidoreductase family protein, with protein MMNFKTTCPYCGVGCGIEITRTGSILKLTGDKDSPVNQGMLCIKGQTLLETVGTDNARLINPSLGSWDKTIKAMAKVFESTPKHQIALYLSGQMLMEDFYVAKQFAGAYGIDNIESNSRLCMYSTVEANKRAYGADIVPVSFDDIYQAQTIFIIGSNTADCHPIVFNHIKKSKAFVVCVDVYESTTAKKSDLFIQVEPGKDMGIINNLPHQPWFKDKKVLSVYSQGLTQSTDATDKVNALINAHIITGNINKPGCGVLSLTGQCNAMGGREIGIRTNDLTATEFFSSNQIKILWVMATNPAHSMINYRQFETLIVSDFTKTLTTDDADIVLPVCSWSEKTGHIKNSERRYLKQNAFLPPAGNSKPDWEIICLLAKELGLDGFDYQSVDDIWQQMDIDESWQPRIQVKEELVVIKVTNRTDNDSINNVRLLTQWHSMSRTGKSKTLNKMTKTPDEVISIHHVTNSELFKNKTVELDKYSKQPCFKG; from the coding sequence ATGATGAATTTTAAGACAACTTGCCCTTACTGCGGTGTGGGGTGTGGCATTGAAATTACCCGAACGGGGTCTATATTAAAATTAACAGGGGATAAAGATTCTCCTGTTAATCAAGGTATGCTTTGTATTAAAGGGCAGACCTTATTAGAAACGGTAGGTACAGATAATGCAAGATTAATCAATCCATCGTTAGGCAGTTGGGATAAAACCATTAAAGCCATGGCTAAAGTATTTGAATCAACACCAAAACACCAAATAGCATTGTATTTGTCTGGGCAAATGTTAATGGAAGATTTTTATGTTGCTAAGCAATTTGCAGGGGCTTACGGCATTGACAATATTGAAAGCAATTCAAGGTTGTGCATGTACTCTACTGTTGAAGCCAACAAAAGAGCCTATGGTGCTGATATTGTACCTGTGTCATTTGATGATATTTATCAAGCACAAACTATTTTTATTATTGGTAGTAATACTGCGGATTGTCATCCTATTGTGTTTAACCATATTAAAAAATCCAAGGCTTTTGTAGTTTGTGTTGATGTCTATGAAAGTACCACAGCCAAAAAATCTGATTTATTTATTCAAGTTGAACCTGGCAAAGACATGGGTATTATTAATAATCTGCCACATCAACCTTGGTTTAAAGACAAAAAGGTACTCAGTGTTTACTCACAAGGATTAACCCAATCAACCGATGCAACTGATAAGGTTAATGCTTTGATTAATGCACATATTATCACTGGAAATATCAACAAACCTGGCTGTGGCGTGTTGTCTTTAACAGGGCAATGCAACGCCATGGGTGGTCGTGAAATTGGCATACGAACAAATGATTTAACTGCCACTGAATTTTTTTCCAGCAATCAAATTAAAATCTTATGGGTAATGGCAACAAATCCTGCACATAGTATGATTAACTATCGACAATTTGAAACATTAATTGTGTCTGATTTTACAAAAACTCTAACCACTGACGATGCAGATATCGTTTTGCCAGTATGCAGTTGGTCAGAAAAAACAGGGCACATAAAAAACTCAGAACGCAGATACTTAAAGCAAAACGCCTTTTTACCACCTGCTGGCAACTCAAAACCTGATTGGGAAATTATTTGCTTACTTGCTAAAGAATTAGGACTTGATGGATTTGATTATCAATCAGTAGATGATATTTGGCAACAGATGGATATTGATGAGTCTTGGCAGCCTAGAATTCAAGTTAAAGAAGAGCTGGTAGTTATTAAAGTCACTAATCGCACTGATAACGATTCAATTAACAACGTCAGACTTTTGACCCAATGGCACTCAATGTCACGGACAGGTAAAAGCAAAACCCTTAACAAAATGACCAAGACTCCTGATGAAGTTATCTCTATTCACCATGTGACTAACTCTGAATTGTTTAAAAACAAAACCGTTGAACTGGATAAATATTCTAAACAACCTTGCTTTAAAGGTTAA
- a CDS encoding bifunctional protein-serine/threonine kinase/phosphatase, which translates to MKQLKVIVNSHCIAGVKAENQDACAYYIPSPQTLEYKGIVGVIADGVSACERAKEASGCCVKGFLSDYYSTPESWSVEHSAGQVISALNNWLYSQSMRFGEISSMLCTLSVVIIKSNTAHIFHVGDSRIYRYRKGVLTQLTKDHTLNLNKEKTYLSRAMGFDLSINVDYQTFDLELGDQFLMTTDGVHDYLQHTSLATLMDKSSSADEIVKQAIKQDSQDNASAMIITIEQLPEKNLGEAFDELTQKPVPPELTKGMKINGFEIESLIISSAKMQLYLAKDISTGQLVALKTPSVNFEDDPEYLQHFMYEKWVGRRVQSPNVVKIYNSHKKANFLAYAMVYVKGQTLRAWMDENKHPDIEVVVSFVKQIIQGLRAFHRQEMLHCDLKPENIMIDEIGQIKIIDFGSARIAGVAELINPINFIANQGTQGYTAPEVILNESVSQASDQFSLGVIVYEMFSSHLPYQNKLDKSLSTKKLSKLIYEPVLIYNPNLPVWIDGAIRKACCLDYAQRYEALSEFLYDLEHPNSVFLLPQKNKQPKSKLTKYWLLSALSLALNFILLLMLAIK; encoded by the coding sequence ATGAAACAATTAAAAGTCATTGTTAATTCACATTGCATTGCAGGGGTTAAGGCAGAAAACCAAGATGCCTGTGCCTACTATATACCCAGCCCTCAAACACTAGAATACAAAGGGATTGTAGGCGTTATTGCCGATGGTGTAAGTGCTTGCGAGCGAGCTAAAGAAGCAAGTGGCTGTTGTGTTAAAGGTTTTTTGAGTGATTATTATTCAACCCCTGAATCTTGGAGTGTTGAACATTCAGCCGGTCAAGTCATCTCAGCACTTAATAATTGGCTGTATTCCCAGTCAATGCGTTTTGGTGAAATTTCATCCATGTTATGCACGCTTAGTGTGGTTATTATTAAATCAAATACCGCACATATTTTTCATGTAGGAGATTCACGCATCTATCGTTATAGAAAAGGCGTGTTGACACAACTAACCAAAGACCATACTTTAAACCTTAACAAGGAAAAAACTTACCTATCAAGGGCGATGGGTTTTGATTTAAGCATTAATGTTGATTACCAAACTTTTGATCTTGAACTGGGTGATCAATTTTTAATGACAACTGATGGTGTGCATGATTATTTACAACATACATCATTAGCAACATTAATGGATAAAAGCTCGTCTGCTGATGAGATTGTTAAGCAGGCAATTAAGCAAGATTCTCAAGACAATGCCTCGGCTATGATTATAACGATTGAGCAATTGCCAGAGAAAAATCTAGGTGAAGCATTTGATGAATTAACCCAAAAACCTGTACCACCTGAGTTAACCAAGGGCATGAAAATCAATGGTTTCGAGATAGAATCTTTAATTATTTCAAGTGCAAAAATGCAACTGTATCTAGCTAAAGACATCAGTACTGGACAATTAGTCGCTCTTAAAACCCCGTCTGTTAATTTTGAAGATGATCCAGAATACTTACAACATTTTATGTATGAAAAGTGGGTAGGGCGGCGAGTGCAAAGCCCTAATGTCGTTAAAATTTATAACAGTCATAAAAAGGCTAACTTTTTGGCTTATGCCATGGTGTATGTTAAAGGGCAAACTTTGCGGGCGTGGATGGATGAAAATAAGCATCCTGATATTGAAGTAGTGGTTAGTTTTGTGAAGCAAATTATTCAAGGGCTTCGGGCGTTTCACCGTCAAGAAATGTTGCATTGTGATTTAAAGCCAGAAAATATCATGATTGATGAAATTGGTCAAATTAAGATTATTGATTTTGGCTCAGCTAGAATTGCAGGCGTGGCAGAATTGATTAACCCTATTAATTTCATAGCTAATCAGGGCACGCAAGGTTATACTGCACCAGAGGTCATTTTAAATGAAAGTGTTTCACAAGCCTCTGATCAATTTAGTTTAGGTGTGATTGTGTATGAGATGTTTTCATCTCATCTGCCTTATCAAAATAAATTAGATAAGAGTCTGAGCACTAAGAAATTGTCTAAATTAATTTATGAGCCAGTGTTGATATACAACCCAAATTTACCTGTGTGGATTGATGGTGCTATACGCAAGGCGTGTTGCTTAGATTATGCACAAAGGTATGAGGCTTTATCAGAATTTTTATATGACTTAGAACATCCAAATTCAGTATTTTTATTACCTCAAAAGAACAAGCAACCAAAATCAAAGCTAACTAAATACTGGCTATTAAGCGCACTATCGCTTGCATTAAATTTTATTTTGTTGTTAATGTTGGCTATTAAGTAA
- a CDS encoding 4-phosphoerythronate dehydrogenase — translation MKLVIDDACYAYKEIFDRFGEITAIAGRDINANSVKDADVLIVRSRTKVNQALLNGSRVKFVGSTVAGLDHIDQDYLKTKGTQFFSAQGCNSMAVAEFVISTIVNLADELNFNYQKKTLGIIGVGNVGTRLAEKSKLMGIKTLLNDPPRQMHENLDNFVDLNTALSADIVTFHTPLTVDGKHPSYQLLNENNFHHITNKTILFNAARGGVIKEVIWQKHKTLANIIDCWEDEPNINPSLQNTAYLATPHIAGHSVDAKFMGSFIIYEALCTFLGEKQDENIRNLINADELSIDRSNLKDTLNEIYDFQQDANAIKDVNNFEDYRRNYPIRYEWRHFKSKTTLPIV, via the coding sequence ATGAAACTGGTTATTGACGATGCTTGCTATGCCTATAAAGAAATTTTTGATCGTTTTGGTGAAATTACTGCTATTGCTGGTAGAGATATTAACGCCAACTCGGTTAAAGATGCAGATGTATTAATTGTACGTTCACGAACTAAAGTTAATCAGGCGTTATTGAACGGTAGCCGAGTAAAGTTTGTCGGCTCAACAGTTGCTGGGCTGGACCATATTGATCAAGACTATTTAAAGACCAAAGGCACTCAATTTTTCTCAGCCCAAGGCTGCAACTCAATGGCAGTAGCTGAGTTTGTGATAAGCACCATTGTTAATTTAGCAGATGAGTTGAATTTTAACTATCAAAAGAAAACTTTGGGTATTATTGGTGTCGGTAATGTTGGCACAAGATTGGCAGAAAAATCCAAGTTGATGGGCATTAAAACCTTGCTGAATGATCCACCACGCCAAATGCATGAAAATCTAGACAACTTTGTTGATTTAAATACAGCATTAAGCGCTGATATTGTCACTTTCCATACACCATTGACCGTTGATGGTAAGCATCCATCCTATCAACTGTTAAATGAAAATAATTTTCATCACATCACAAACAAAACCATTCTTTTTAATGCAGCACGTGGTGGTGTGATAAAAGAAGTAATATGGCAAAAGCATAAAACACTTGCTAATATTATTGACTGCTGGGAGGATGAACCTAACATCAACCCAAGTTTACAAAATACTGCTTATTTAGCCACGCCACACATTGCTGGGCACTCAGTTGATGCAAAATTTATGGGTAGTTTTATAATATATGAAGCATTGTGTACTTTTTTAGGCGAAAAACAAGATGAAAATATCAGAAATTTAATTAATGCTGATGAGTTATCCATCGATAGAAGTAATTTAAAAGACACTTTAAATGAAATTTATGATTTTCAACAAGATGCGAACGCTATTAAAGATGTTAATAACTTTGAAGACTATCGTAGAAACTACCCTATTCGTTATGAATGGCGCCATTTTAAAAGCAAAACTACCCTTCCGATTGTTTAA
- a CDS encoding MFS transporter encodes MKDKLNLFSFKGKYRILHLTWFAFFMTFVVWLSLGPMMPFIQQALSLSEQQAKVLLILNVAMTIPARIVVGMLVDKFGPKIMFSSILVLGGLVSIAFSWMQSYEQLALLRFLSGFIGAGFVVGIRMISEWFPAKQTGTAQGVYGGWGNFGSAGAAMSLPFIASSFGEIDGWRYAITIASVLAIGYGIFYYFNVTNTPKGSTYFKPKKMGAMEVSSYSDLVLYILMNIPLYLALSLLTWKLSPEKMNMISSGVEFGVYIVLALVFVFQVFKTWTVNAQHLKNSVPKQHQYKFKQVAILDWAYLVTFGTELAVVSVLAMFYVDWFELPKITAALLAGVYPFINLFARPGGGYLSDKYGRKVILVVLFSGITLSFLALGNVDKSWSIYLVVVLTIVGGIFSKAGSGAVFAMVPLIQRRLTGQIAGMAGAFGNVGAVLFLTANSLVDYDEFFMLIGMVSAVILVLIVIFLEEPKGHMTEILDDGTVEIIKLN; translated from the coding sequence ATGAAAGATAAATTAAATCTATTTTCATTTAAGGGCAAGTATCGCATTTTGCATTTAACTTGGTTTGCTTTTTTTATGACCTTTGTTGTATGGCTTAGCCTTGGGCCGATGATGCCATTTATACAACAAGCCTTATCATTAAGCGAGCAACAGGCAAAAGTGCTGCTGATTCTTAATGTTGCCATGACCATTCCAGCAAGAATTGTGGTTGGTATGTTGGTTGATAAATTCGGGCCTAAAATTATGTTCTCTTCTATTTTAGTTTTAGGTGGGCTTGTTTCAATTGCATTTAGTTGGATGCAGTCTTATGAACAACTTGCTCTGCTTAGATTCTTATCAGGTTTTATTGGCGCTGGATTTGTGGTCGGTATTCGTATGATTTCTGAGTGGTTTCCAGCCAAACAAACGGGTACTGCACAAGGTGTTTATGGTGGCTGGGGTAATTTTGGTTCAGCAGGTGCGGCCATGTCATTACCTTTTATCGCAAGTAGTTTTGGCGAGATTGATGGTTGGCGTTATGCGATTACCATTGCTAGTGTGTTGGCAATAGGTTATGGTATTTTTTATTACTTTAATGTCACCAATACGCCCAAAGGGTCGACTTATTTTAAGCCTAAAAAAATGGGTGCAATGGAAGTGAGTAGCTACTCAGATTTGGTGTTGTACATTTTAATGAACATACCCTTATATCTTGCTTTGTCGCTACTTACTTGGAAATTATCACCTGAAAAAATGAATATGATTTCATCAGGTGTGGAATTTGGCGTATATATTGTTTTGGCATTGGTGTTTGTTTTTCAAGTGTTTAAAACTTGGACTGTTAATGCACAGCATTTAAAGAATTCTGTGCCTAAGCAACATCAATATAAATTTAAACAGGTGGCGATTTTAGATTGGGCTTATTTGGTTACTTTTGGTACTGAATTAGCTGTGGTTTCAGTTCTGGCTATGTTTTATGTTGATTGGTTTGAGTTGCCTAAAATTACAGCAGCTTTGTTAGCAGGTGTGTACCCATTTATTAATTTATTTGCCAGACCAGGTGGTGGTTATTTGAGCGATAAATACGGTCGAAAGGTAATATTAGTTGTGCTTTTCTCTGGCATTACTTTAAGTTTTTTAGCATTGGGTAATGTAGATAAAAGCTGGTCTATCTATTTGGTGGTGGTGTTGACAATTGTTGGTGGTATTTTTTCTAAAGCAGGCTCAGGTGCGGTATTTGCCATGGTGCCACTGATCCAAAGAAGGCTAACAGGTCAGATTGCAGGTATGGCAGGTGCATTTGGCAATGTGGGTGCGGTATTGTTCTTAACTGCAAATTCTTTGGTAGATTATGATGAGTTTTTTATGCTAATTGGCATGGTTAGTGCGGTAATATTGGTACTGATTGTTATCTTTTTAGAAGAACCGAAAGGACACATGACTGAGATTTTAGACGATGGTACGGTTGAAATAATCAAGCTAAATTAA